The DNA segment CAACGCATGTTGTGCCTGATAGGCCGCTTCGGCGATCAAAGTGTCGACGCGATTACGAAAGACGGCGTACGCTGCCAACGATGGAATGGCTACGATCAATCCTCCAACGGTCGTGACCAAGGCCTGATAGATCCCCTCGGCAAGGTCACCAGCGCCGGCGGCCCCCTGGGAACCAGCGACTTGTTGGAAAGCAAAAATCATCCCCGTGACCGTTCCAAGCAATCCTACCATCGGGGCAATATTGCCGATCACCGAGAGGTATTCGATCTTTCGCATCAAACGTGCCGATTGATCGGCCAGCCCATCCTCGACCGCCTTTTCGACCTCTCGCCAGCCAAAATCCATTTCGGCGATCCCGTTCAGCAGCACAAAACTGAGCACACTAGGGGACCGTCGGCAGGCCGCGTCGGCTTCGGGAATGCGGCCGGTGAGAAGTGCTTGGCGGACCGCATCGGAGACCCCCTCGGGGAGGATTTCGTTATGCCGCAAAGTCATGATCTGATCAAAGACCAAATAGGCCGCCGACACGCTGAGGGCGAACAATAACAACAGGATCGCCAGACCAATCCAGCCACCGCTAAAAATAATCTCACCGATCCCGCTCATCACTCGCCTTAGGGTCCTGCAGCCACAAAGGAACGTGTCCCTCCGTAGCCGATGCCTGCAAACATTGACAAAGTTTGCTTAACGATTGCGGACCTAGATCCTCATTAGCTTAAACAAACCGATTCACTCTGCTCCGCAGCATCGTAGCCGATTGCGGGGCGGTTGTGGTAACCATTCTCTCCCAACCAGTTCCAAGAATCGATAATACAGGTGTCCAGCGATGGGATCGAATACCCCAGGCGATCGATCGCTTTCTGGCTGTCATAGAAGTGATCGTCGACGGCTGCCTGGATCGCAGCACTATTAAACGAAACCTCGTCCATTCGCAGCATGGAAATCATGTCACCAACCGTCCCGACCAGCCTTCTTGAAACAGGCCCCATCGAAAGTCTCGGTGCACGTCGCTCGGTCAATTCGGCGATACGATTCCAAAGCACAGCAATCTTGATGTTGTTTCCTGCGAGGATGAAATGTTCGCCGACCTGCAAGTCTTCGCACAGCGATACGATCGCATCTGCAACTTGTTGCACGTGACAGACACTCATTCCCCCCGGGGGAACCATCAGCGGTTGGTATTCGGAAACCTCCAATAGCATCCGTCCAGAAGACGGCGCCCAGTCCCATTTACCTAACATGAACCCTGGAT comes from the Roseimaritima multifibrata genome and includes:
- a CDS encoding MotA/TolQ/ExbB proton channel family protein; its protein translation is MSGIGEIIFSGGWIGLAILLLLFALSVSAAYLVFDQIMTLRHNEILPEGVSDAVRQALLTGRIPEADAACRRSPSVLSFVLLNGIAEMDFGWREVEKAVEDGLADQSARLMRKIEYLSVIGNIAPMVGLLGTVTGMIFAFQQVAGSQGAAGAGDLAEGIYQALVTTVGGLIVAIPSLAAYAVFRNRVDTLIAEAAYQAQHALAPIKRRQGRPAKPGSASPPRTVTPQQVVASPPTKPVKSVKPPPAPPAAKRPGNPPPPPREPS
- a CDS encoding NAD-dependent epimerase/dehydratase family protein, which gives rise to MRVLVTGATGLVGNNVVRQLIAAGISVRAMLRGTSNRETLEGLPVEIVLGDVRDAGAVAGAVEGVDCVVHAAALVHIGSGLRDESFAINVGGTQNIVAAARKQDVALVYVSSVDTLSSAQHPGQWINEESPRHRKASSSYVDSKIAAEEVVDAAIAEGLRATVVHPGFMLGKWDWAPSSGRMLLEVSEYQPLMVPPGGMSVCHVQQVADAIVSLCEDLQVGEHFILAGNNIKIAVLWNRIAELTERRAPRLSMGPVSRRLVGTVGDMISMLRMDEVSFNSAAIQAAVDDHFYDSQKAIDRLGYSIPSLDTCIIDSWNWLGENGYHNRPAIGYDAAEQSESVCLS